The Anguilla anguilla isolate fAngAng1 chromosome 4, fAngAng1.pri, whole genome shotgun sequence genome has a window encoding:
- the LOC118225086 gene encoding uncharacterized protein LOC118225086: MLFATHYPLFRKLSCLWIVAIVTFGFCGARRSYWSDKPWINVNSSDIEDGEWVKVLCGVPIDYTGGFCRLYRDESKVPLKTLQTQSYVCEFLLSSRELLAGRPAGTRTAVRCDYTLQNYVSVPSDSSAVVVWGTAEKPELKMSPQVVMLDGKVRVNCEAPRYKASECMVYRDAIQVAQTPCSHWITGEKLMLWEPVSLFNEISVTCEYKREGWDYIRSDRSNPTKILVVDPTRLQISTNQTNATFVCDVPARVQDFVFLHTGGRTLNLEMGGKLMLEAINNSTSPFNQTCRSI, encoded by the exons ATGCTGTTTGCTACACACTACCCCCTTTTTCGGAaactgtcatgtttgtggatTGTTGCAATCGTGACATTTG GCTTTTGTGGTGCTCGACGATCATACTGGAGTG ATAAACCATGGATCAATGTCAATTCTTCTGATATCGAGGATGGAGAGTGGGTGAAGGTGCTTTGTGGAGTTCCCATTGATTACACTGGAGGCTTTTGTCGCCTCTACAGAGATGAGTCCAAGGTCCCTTTAAAAACGCTTCAGACTCAGTCCTATGTTTGCGAATTCCTTCTGTCCTCACGTGAACTCTTGGCTGGGAGACCAGCCGGGACCAGAACGGCAGTTCGATGTGACTACACTCTGCAAAACTATGTGTCCGTGCCGAGCGACAGTTCAGCAGTGGTGGTGTGGG GCACCGCTGAAAAGCCAGAGCTGAAAATGAGTCCACAGGTGGTAATGCTTGATGGCAAGGTCCGGGTGAACTGCGAAGCCCCTCGATACAAAGCTTCTGAATGTATGGTATACAGGGACGCGATTCAAGTGGCTCAGACACCATGCAGCCATTGGATAACGGGGGAAAAACTGATGTTGTGGGAGCCCGTCTCCTTATTCAACGAGATCTCTGTGACTTGCGAATACAAAAGGGAAGGATGGGATTACATTCGATCGGATAGGAGCAATCCCACAAAGATATTGGTAGTGG atccCACAAGGTTGCAGATTTCTACAAACCAAACAAATGCCACATTTGTCTGTGACGTCCCAGCCCGTGTTCAGGACTTTGTGTTCTTGCACACTGGTGGTAGGACGCTCAATCTGGAGATGGGTGGCAAACTCATGCTTGAAGCCATAAATAACAGCACAAGCCCATTTAATCAGACATGTCGAAGCATTTGA
- the zbtb37 gene encoding zinc finger and BTB domain-containing protein 37: MERAGSIQLDIPDFSNSVLSHLNQLRMQGRLCDIVVNVQGQSFRAHKVVLAASSPYFRDHMSLSEMNTVSISVIRNPTVFEQLLSFCYTGRLCLQLADIISYLTAASFLQMQHIIDRCTQILEGIHFKISVADVAEDLGGSGQTHRGGGRTLESGRGGGGSRSLSPRHSSPRVVGVRGNGEGVLDIRDVREVREVTPPDESMSPQIVEHSGLGSEGLSRVSSVGGKEPILRINRAGQWYVETGLEAGRGGEEDVRVVDGLRIKTERLEEWMGAETQASGEEGSSAEEVAAMVIDTTGRGAMPQESYIAEASGAKSSHPSSSFSETERFSPADSVVVMAERQRAKSESPGRVDDQRHPTSQREEQAIFDMGGYEDYLREQVGDRWFRYNPRLTCIYCCKSFNQKGSLDRHMRLHMGITPFVCRICGKKYTRKDQLEYHIRKHTGNKPFHCHVCGKSFPFQAILNQHFRKNHPGCSSREVSHSASPETTTVTSRGGNNGDGSPGQEEAEGGGGGLGPPFGEPVQPSVSTTGPD; encoded by the exons ATGGAGAGAGCAGGCAGCATACAACTGGACATCCCTGATTTCAGCAACTCTGTGTTATCCCACCTCAACCAACTGCGCATGCAGGGACGTCTGTGTGACATCGTGGTCAACGTGCAGGGTCAGAGTTTCCGTGCCCACAAGGTGGTCTTGGCTGCCAGCTCGCCATACTTCCGAGACCACATGTCACTGAGCGAGATGAACACCGTATCTATTTCAGTGATCCGCAACCCCACAGTGTTCGAGCAGCTCCTGTCCTTCTGCTATACAGGGCGCCTCTGCCTGCAGCTCGCTGACATAATCAGCTACCTGACAGCGGCTAGTTTCCTGCAAATGCAACACATCATCGACCGCTGCACTCAGATCTTGGAGGGCATCCACTTCAAGATCAGCGTGGCTGACGTGGCTGAAGACCTGGGGGGCAGTGGACAGACTCataggggtggggggcggaccTTGGAGTCgggaagagggggcgggggctcgCGCTCTCTCAGCCCTCGGCACAGTAGCCCCAGGGTCGTAGGCGTGCGGGGAAACGGAGAGGGCGTGCTCGATATTCGGGACGTTAGAGAGGTGCGAGAGGTTACTCCCCCGGACGAGTCCATGAGCCCCCAGATCGTGGAGCACAGCGGATTGGGCTCGGAGGGTCTGAGCCGAGTCAGCAGCGTAGGGGGCAAGGAGCCCATCCTGCGGATAAACCGGGCGGGGCAGTGGTACGTGGAGacggggctggaggcggggcGCGGGGGCGAGGAGGACGTGCGGGTGGTGGACGGGCTGCGGATCAAGACGGAGCGGCTGGAGGAGTGGATGGGCGCGGAGACCCAGGCGTCCGGAGAGGAGGGGAGCAGTGCGGAGGAGGTGGCCGCCATGGTGATCGACACTACGGGGCGCGGGGCGATGCCGCAGGAAAGCTACATCGCGGAGGCCTCTGGGGCCAAGAGCTCACACCCCTCCAGCAGCTTCAGCGAGACAGAAAG GTTCAGTCCAGCAGACAGTGTAGTGGTAATGGCTGAGCGGCAGAGAGCCAAGAGCGAGTCTCCTGGCAGAGTGGATGATCAGAGGCATCCCACATCGCAG AGGGAAGAGCAGGCCATTTTTGACATGGGAGGATATGAGGACTACTTGCGCGAACAAGTAGGCGACCGCTGGTTCCGCTACAACCCCCGCCTCACCTGCATCTACTGCTGCAAGTCCTTCAACCAGAAGGGCAGCCTGGACCGGCACATGCGGCTGCACATGGGCATCACGCCGTTCGTCTGCCGCATCTGCGGGAAGAAGTACACGCGCAAGGACCAGCTGGAGTACCACATCCGCAAGCACACGGGGAACAAGCCCTTCCACTGCCACGTCTGCGGCAAGAGCTTCCCCTTCCAGGCCATCCTCAACCAGCACTTCCGCAAGAACCACCCGGGCTGCTCCTCCCGGGAGGTGTCCCACAGCGCCTCCCCCGAGACCACCACCGTCACGTCCCGCGGCGGCAACAATGGGGACGGGTCGCCCGGTCAGGAGGAGGCcgagggcggcggcgggggaCTCGGGCCGCCATTCGGGGAGCCCGTCCAGCCATCCGTCTCCACCACAGGCCCCGATTGA
- the s1pr1 gene encoding sphingosine 1-phosphate receptor 1, which translates to MAATDPNLIATHYNNTGKVRTDSGLKADSVIFIIVCCFIILENVLVLLTIWRTKKFHKPMYYFIGNLALSDLLAGVVYTANILLSGANTYKLTTTQWFFREGSMFVALAASVFSLLAIAIERHLTMLKMKLHNSGNTCRVFLLISMCWFIAAILGGLPIMGWNCIDRLNSCSTVLPLYHKTYILFCTTIFSVILMAIVILYARIYALVRTRSRKLVFRKVSNGRGSKSSEKSLALLKTVIIVLSCFIACWAPLFILLLLDVACDIRKCDILYKAEWFLALAVLNSAMNPLIYTLTSNEMRRAFLRMLLCTVCSKPGGKSTRPIIGAEFSRSKSDNSSHPNKDEPEYSPRETIVSSGNITSSS; encoded by the coding sequence ATGGCAGCCACGGATCCTAACCTGATAGCCACGCACTACAACAACACAGGAAAGGTACGGACGGACTCAGGGCTGAAGGCAGACTCTGTGATCTTCATCATTGTGTGCTGCTTCATCATCCTTGAGAATGTGCTGGTCCTTCTGACCATTTGGAGGACCAAGAAGTTCCACAAACCCATGTACTACTTCATCGGGAACCTGGCTCTGTCGGACTTGCTGGCGGGGGTGGTGTACACGGCAAACATCCTGCTTTCGGGGGCCAACACTTACAAACTAACCACCACGCAGTGGTTCTTCCGGGAGGGCAGCATGTTCGTGGCCCTGGCGGCCTCGGTGTTCAGCCTCTTGGCCATCGCCATCGAGCGCCACCTCACCATGCTGAAGATGAAGCTGCACAACAGTGGGAACACCTGCCGCGTCTTCCTGCTCATCAGCATGTGCTGGTTCATCGCCGCCATCCTGGGCGGCCTCCCCATCATGGGCTGGAACTGCATCGACCGCTTGAACAGCTGCTCCACGGTGCTGCCCCTCTACCACAAGACCTACATCCTCTTCTGCACCACCATCTTCAGCGTCATCCTCATGGCCATCGTCATCCTCTACGCCCGCATCTACGCGCTGGTGCGCACCCGCAGCCGCAAGCTGGTCTTCCGCAAGGTCTCCAACGGCCGCGGGAGCAAGAGCTCGGAGAAGTCGCTGGCGCTGCTGAAGACGGTCATCATCGTCCTCAGCTGCTTCATCGCCTGCTGGGCGCctctcttcatcctcctcctgcTGGACGTGGCCTGCGACATCCGCAAGTGCGACATCCTGTACAAGGCCGAGTGGTTCCTGGCGCTGGCCGTGCTCAACTCGGCCATGAACCCGCTCATCTACACGCTCACCAGCAACGAGATGCGCCGCGCCTTCCTCAGGATGCTCCTGTGCACCGTCTGCAGCAAGCCGGGGGGCAAGTCCACGCGGCCAATCATCGGCGCCGAGTTCAGCAGGAGCAAGTCCGACAACTCCTCCCATCCCAACAAGGACGAGCCGGAGTACTCGCCACGGGAGACCATAGTGTCCTCTGGGAACATCACATCCTCCTCCTAG